A genomic region of Rheinheimera sp. MMS21-TC3 contains the following coding sequences:
- a CDS encoding DUF2513 domain-containing protein produces the protein MKRNWELIRKILVAIENLETIQQAVADTDIAGYAPEVVSYHMMLLYEAKLIKASCHSSSGGVVTCTASQLTWAGHEFLDKIRSQGMWNKTLVFLRDKGIDLSFDTIKAAAAQVASNIISS, from the coding sequence ATGAAACGGAATTGGGAGCTAATCAGAAAAATACTGGTAGCCATTGAAAACTTAGAAACCATTCAGCAAGCAGTAGCCGACACCGATATAGCAGGTTATGCGCCAGAGGTAGTTAGTTACCATATGATGCTGCTTTATGAAGCTAAATTAATTAAAGCCAGTTGTCACAGCTCAAGTGGTGGCGTTGTAACATGCACCGCCAGCCAGTTAACGTGGGCAGGGCATGAGTTTTTAGACAAAATACGCTCGCAAGGTATGTGGAACAAAACCTTAGTGTTTTTACGTGATAAAGGCATCGACTTATCATTCGATACCATTAAGGCCGCAGCGGCACAGGTCGCAAGCAATATAATTTCTAGTTAA
- a CDS encoding tape measure protein, whose amino-acid sequence MSVKKKFIDLVLRGKNLLSPVTSKATEEFKKLQGETKLAADQLKQLEATQAKLATARGLELYAEQAEKALAGARAEVTRLAREMDLGGKATKEQSENLSAARRSANQLQTEYNKLSGQLSKSKSDLQQSGVNTKKLSSEQDRLQKEILQSNGALQQKRTKLRELSADLKKTSGSTGKFGESLSGITTRILAFGAAYIGINQVKGALTNLFTTGDKFERLDIQLAGVMGSIEAGEQAGSWIKDFAKNTPLQLDQVTETFVRLKNFGLNPMDGVMQSIIDQSEKLGGGYERVQGISLALGQAWAKQKLQGEEILQLIERGVPVWQLLENVTGKNTAELQKLSSAGALGRDVMKQLIDEIGRSAEGQAAKGMGTLSGLISNAKDELEQFYALVANSGALDWLKGQLSELNKTIARMTQSGELKALAKSISDGVVATGEAIKSLVTTVFEWRKAIIGVGAAWALLKVGSFFKGMITGSRDLIASLLSLIGTKKAAAAANALYAFSFNAVIAQIGRARVAANAWVASLTGVGAMLSKAGIFGGIAYGVYQIGRLAVATWDLIAANNALRKSENDAAASKAALSAELEKVNLQLGTNYKSTKDLFDAQEKGLVTLNKSTGAWEAVDQSLKQHSNTLADYQNVWDETANKLEQAYKQLGIASTKSLQEASEQARLAYETIAMGNEPIEQQQAAFLKYAESAAKAAKASGDSLPIKLQEQAATLGLTKELGKLTEQKISEAQVTDLQAKAYGNMGADIQQTKDAIAEYKKTLDSSTASSEDKALASQQLAKAEAQLKEQTNALNEVKQLELSTLAQLKLKYDEYTRQMDELDELYRNNGISAAEYLQQKERYVKVLNIISPMLAGMKDTEQQLEQQTDLSNKSLAEQQRILENLAGTTGKAIQYTSLLAQAQQAINQDFNLSAQSTEQLSARVKELSSFIVQNNRVSNIWWTDLARASNQAFAREKQIINETLLIRKYTEQLASSSVSINDVARISKALNYEFNQLGDSDLAPLRNAITDAENRILSLRDGLQGTFRGLQDELDRLQNNQAAIEKRNYETQLADLNAKLKQAQESNDQAAISAAKQSLALAKEIYAIKTSQIQAEAQSKANSNSATDPAAQTAKPRFASEVPVLPRSAIVSNSNSNSAPSQTVRLELAMPSGSTYQAQMGSNDVNRMLAEIERAASTSL is encoded by the coding sequence ATGTCTGTTAAGAAAAAATTTATTGATTTAGTGTTGCGCGGTAAAAACTTATTAAGCCCGGTTACGTCTAAAGCAACTGAAGAATTTAAAAAATTGCAGGGTGAAACTAAGCTGGCAGCAGATCAGCTTAAGCAGCTTGAAGCTACACAGGCAAAACTGGCAACTGCACGTGGGCTTGAGCTTTATGCCGAGCAGGCCGAAAAAGCCTTAGCTGGCGCTAGGGCTGAGGTTACACGTTTAGCCCGTGAAATGGATTTAGGCGGCAAAGCAACCAAAGAACAATCTGAAAACCTTTCAGCTGCCCGCCGTTCAGCTAACCAGCTGCAAACTGAATACAATAAGCTAAGTGGCCAGTTATCTAAAAGCAAATCAGATTTACAGCAAAGTGGCGTTAATACTAAAAAGCTTTCATCTGAACAAGATCGACTACAAAAAGAGATCTTACAGTCTAATGGTGCATTGCAGCAGAAACGTACTAAATTACGTGAATTAAGTGCAGACCTAAAAAAAACATCGGGTTCTACAGGAAAGTTTGGCGAATCATTATCAGGCATAACCACCCGCATTTTAGCTTTTGGTGCCGCTTACATTGGTATTAACCAAGTAAAAGGCGCCTTAACTAATTTATTTACCACCGGTGATAAGTTTGAACGCTTAGATATTCAGCTAGCCGGTGTAATGGGCAGCATTGAAGCAGGTGAGCAAGCAGGCTCATGGATTAAAGACTTTGCTAAAAACACACCGTTACAGCTAGACCAAGTAACTGAAACTTTTGTACGGCTTAAAAACTTTGGACTAAATCCAATGGATGGCGTTATGCAATCCATTATCGACCAGTCGGAAAAGTTAGGCGGTGGTTACGAACGCGTACAAGGTATTTCATTAGCACTTGGCCAAGCCTGGGCTAAACAAAAGCTGCAAGGCGAAGAAATATTACAACTTATAGAACGTGGTGTACCAGTTTGGCAGTTACTTGAAAACGTAACGGGCAAAAACACGGCAGAGCTACAAAAGTTAAGTAGCGCGGGTGCACTTGGCCGCGATGTAATGAAACAGCTTATTGATGAAATAGGCCGTTCAGCCGAAGGCCAAGCGGCCAAAGGTATGGGTACGCTTTCAGGTTTAATATCTAACGCCAAAGATGAATTAGAGCAATTTTACGCATTAGTAGCAAACTCAGGTGCTTTAGATTGGCTAAAAGGCCAGCTATCCGAGCTAAACAAAACCATTGCAAGAATGACCCAAAGCGGTGAGTTAAAAGCGCTAGCTAAAAGCATTAGTGATGGCGTTGTTGCAACTGGCGAAGCCATTAAATCATTAGTAACTACTGTTTTTGAATGGCGAAAAGCCATTATCGGCGTTGGTGCTGCGTGGGCCTTGCTTAAAGTTGGCAGCTTTTTTAAAGGTATGATCACGGGGAGCCGTGATTTAATTGCATCATTATTATCATTAATTGGTACAAAAAAAGCCGCCGCAGCAGCTAATGCGTTATATGCATTTTCATTCAATGCAGTTATAGCACAGATTGGTAGGGCTAGAGTGGCCGCAAACGCATGGGTTGCCAGCTTAACTGGTGTGGGTGCAATGTTATCTAAGGCTGGTATTTTTGGCGGCATAGCTTATGGTGTTTATCAAATTGGCAGGCTAGCAGTTGCAACATGGGATCTTATAGCTGCAAATAATGCATTAAGAAAAAGTGAAAATGATGCTGCCGCATCTAAAGCCGCGCTAAGCGCTGAATTAGAAAAGGTAAATTTACAACTAGGTACAAATTACAAAAGCACAAAAGATTTATTTGATGCCCAAGAAAAAGGCTTAGTAACCTTAAATAAATCAACAGGTGCATGGGAAGCGGTAGATCAATCACTTAAACAACATAGCAATACGTTAGCTGACTATCAAAATGTATGGGACGAAACAGCTAATAAGTTAGAGCAAGCTTATAAACAATTAGGTATTGCTTCAACTAAAAGCTTACAAGAAGCCTCAGAACAAGCCCGATTAGCTTATGAAACCATTGCTATGGGTAATGAACCTATTGAGCAGCAGCAAGCAGCATTTTTAAAGTATGCAGAATCGGCAGCAAAAGCAGCAAAAGCATCAGGTGATAGCTTACCTATTAAGCTACAAGAACAAGCTGCAACACTAGGGCTAACAAAAGAGCTAGGCAAGCTAACAGAACAAAAAATATCAGAAGCACAAGTTACCGATTTACAAGCAAAAGCCTACGGCAATATGGGCGCAGATATTCAGCAAACTAAAGATGCTATTGCAGAATATAAGAAAACATTAGATAGCAGCACTGCATCATCAGAAGATAAAGCACTTGCCTCTCAGCAGCTAGCAAAAGCAGAAGCACAATTAAAAGAGCAAACCAACGCATTAAATGAAGTTAAGCAGTTAGAGTTATCAACCCTTGCGCAATTAAAGCTCAAGTATGATGAATACACTCGGCAAATGGATGAGTTAGATGAGCTGTACCGAAACAACGGTATTAGTGCCGCAGAGTATTTACAGCAAAAAGAACGTTACGTAAAAGTATTAAACATTATAAGCCCTATGTTAGCGGGCATGAAAGACACCGAACAGCAACTAGAACAACAAACTGATTTATCAAATAAAAGCTTAGCTGAACAACAGCGCATACTTGAAAACTTAGCTGGCACAACTGGTAAAGCCATTCAATACACAAGCTTGTTAGCTCAGGCACAGCAAGCTATTAATCAAGACTTTAATTTAAGTGCACAATCAACAGAGCAGTTAAGCGCTAGAGTTAAAGAACTAAGCTCGTTTATTGTACAAAATAACCGCGTTAGCAATATATGGTGGACAGATTTAGCAAGAGCCAGCAATCAAGCTTTTGCACGAGAAAAACAAATTATTAATGAAACACTATTAATAAGAAAATACACAGAGCAACTAGCCAGTAGTAGCGTTTCAATTAACGATGTAGCGAGAATATCTAAAGCATTAAATTATGAGTTTAATCAATTAGGCGACAGTGATCTGGCCCCGTTACGTAACGCTATTACCGATGCTGAAAACCGTATTTTATCATTACGCGACGGTTTGCAAGGTACGTTCAGAGGGCTGCAAGATGAACTGGACAGGCTGCAAAACAACCAAGCCGCTATTGAAAAACGCAATTATGAAACGCAACTGGCCGACTTAAACGCCAAATTAAAACAAGCACAAGAGTCTAATGATCAAGCTGCGATAAGTGCAGCAAAACAGTCATTAGCGTTAGCAAAAGAAATTTACGCTATAAAAACATCACAAATTCAAGCTGAAGCCCAAAGCAAAGCGAATTCAAACAGCGCAACTGACCCAGCAGCACAAACAGCCAAACCAAGGTTTGCCAGCGAAGTGCCTGTATTGCCACGGAGCGCGATTGTTAGCAACAGCAACAGCAACAGCGCACCAAGCCAAACGGTAAGGCTAGAACTGGCCATGCCATCGGGTTCAACATATCAAGCACAAATGGGCAGCAACGACGTAAACCGCATGCTAGCTGAAATAGAACGTGCCGCGAGTACATCATTATGA
- a CDS encoding 1-acyl-sn-glycerol-3-phosphate acyltransferase: MSEQDLFADIRPYNDNEVAPAIQRLIADEEFIQAILHYRFPHMPGVIGSVAAPLLRFILKRKLAKLKSVQDVQRQVATFMNKMIETTSKEITFSGLELLDPKKSYLFLSNHRDIAMDPALVNWCLHQKGFATVRIAIGDNLLRKPCATELMKLNKSFIVKRGAKGPREMLKNFSQLSAYIKHSLDENHSVWIAQKEGRAKDGNDVTDPAILKMFYMQGKKQGTDFATYMAELNIVPVCLSYEYDPCDTDKIKELWQKKTVGHYQKSEFEDIDTIIKGIVGFKGRIHVAFSAPVTSIPAEPDDLAKLIDQQIWQNYRLFPINYLAAGIQDSSIDEVAVEQWQNRLMAVPDGAHDLLTQLYAAPVAKKQ; the protein is encoded by the coding sequence GTGTCAGAACAAGATCTTTTTGCCGATATTCGGCCGTATAATGATAACGAAGTTGCACCTGCTATTCAGCGTTTAATTGCCGATGAAGAGTTTATCCAAGCTATTTTGCATTATCGATTTCCGCATATGCCTGGTGTTATTGGTAGCGTTGCTGCGCCATTATTACGTTTTATATTAAAGCGCAAACTTGCCAAGTTAAAGTCGGTACAAGATGTTCAGCGCCAAGTGGCGACTTTTATGAATAAAATGATCGAAACGACGAGTAAAGAAATTACTTTTTCCGGTTTAGAGTTATTGGATCCTAAAAAAAGTTATTTATTTTTGTCTAATCATCGAGATATAGCGATGGATCCAGCTTTAGTTAATTGGTGTTTACATCAAAAAGGCTTTGCTACTGTCCGTATTGCCATAGGTGATAATCTGCTGCGTAAGCCTTGTGCGACTGAGCTAATGAAGCTTAATAAAAGCTTTATTGTTAAACGTGGTGCTAAAGGTCCACGTGAGATGTTAAAGAACTTTTCTCAACTATCTGCTTATATCAAACATTCATTAGATGAAAATCATTCCGTTTGGATCGCACAAAAAGAAGGTCGCGCTAAAGATGGTAATGACGTTACAGATCCGGCCATATTAAAAATGTTTTATATGCAGGGTAAAAAACAAGGTACAGACTTTGCCACTTATATGGCAGAGCTTAATATTGTGCCTGTATGTTTATCTTATGAATATGACCCTTGTGACACAGATAAAATAAAAGAGTTATGGCAAAAGAAAACGGTAGGCCATTATCAAAAATCTGAGTTTGAAGATATTGATACTATCATTAAAGGCATTGTTGGCTTTAAAGGTCGCATTCATGTGGCTTTTAGCGCCCCAGTTACTAGCATCCCCGCTGAGCCAGATGATCTTGCTAAACTAATTGATCAGCAAATATGGCAAAATTACAGGCTGTTTCCAATTAATTATTTAGCTGCTGGCATACAAGATTCATCTATAGATGAAGTTGCAGTAGAGCAGTGGCAAAATAGATTAATGGCTGTGCCTGATGGTGCCCATGACTTATTAACTCAATTGTATGCCGCGCCTGTAGCTAAGAAACAGTAA
- a CDS encoding EamA family transporter — protein sequence MPYLLAVTLLWAFSFSLIGVYLAGQVDVYFAVLIRVVLAVLVFLPFLKPQPINLIVKLLVLGAVQLGCMYLFYYQAFLYLTVPEVLVFTIFTPVYITLLYDILQQRFQYRFLLAAIVAVIAAAIMRYQSLTEDYWLGFIIVQMANLCFAIGQVGYKVVLEKLPKSINQLQLFGWFYIGAVLVVLPAWLIMGTEQYPTSTVQWSILFWLGLVASGGGYYWWNKGATQVSSGLLAVMNNVLIPAGLLVNLLIWNKQQNLITLALGSALLLVSCFICKDTKPIIGAANGPTN from the coding sequence TTGCCATATTTACTTGCAGTTACCTTATTGTGGGCATTTTCATTTAGTTTAATAGGTGTTTATTTAGCCGGCCAAGTTGATGTCTATTTTGCGGTATTAATTAGAGTGGTTTTAGCCGTGCTAGTTTTTTTACCTTTTTTAAAGCCGCAACCAATAAATTTAATAGTTAAACTCTTAGTTTTAGGTGCTGTACAATTAGGTTGTATGTATCTATTTTATTATCAAGCGTTTTTGTACTTAACAGTGCCAGAAGTGCTAGTTTTTACTATTTTCACCCCTGTGTATATCACCTTGTTATACGATATTTTACAGCAACGATTTCAATACCGTTTTTTATTAGCGGCTATTGTCGCTGTTATTGCTGCTGCTATTATGCGTTATCAAAGTTTAACCGAAGATTATTGGCTAGGTTTTATTATCGTCCAAATGGCTAACTTATGTTTTGCTATTGGCCAGGTAGGTTATAAAGTTGTATTAGAAAAACTGCCAAAATCTATTAATCAATTACAGTTATTTGGTTGGTTTTATATTGGCGCTGTATTAGTTGTTTTACCGGCTTGGTTGATAATGGGAACAGAGCAATACCCTACCAGTACTGTGCAGTGGTCGATTCTGTTTTGGCTTGGCTTAGTAGCCTCAGGTGGAGGTTATTATTGGTGGAATAAAGGTGCGACCCAAGTGAGTAGTGGCTTATTAGCCGTAATGAATAATGTACTTATTCCAGCCGGACTGTTAGTTAATCTGTTAATTTGGAATAAGCAGCAAAACCTAATAACTTTAGCTCTTGGTTCTGCATTATTATTAGTTTCTTGTTTTATTTGTAAAGATACAAAACCAATTATAGGAGCGGCCAATGGCCCGACAAATTAG
- a CDS encoding DUF2960 domain-containing protein — MARQISYTFNKQTKVINFSYDKYRDMYEAVAAAEGIDLTNFLAMEQQIAMTAKHSSATKNFRQQEFIRMGFKNIAFVKQEEPSEK; from the coding sequence ATGGCCCGACAAATTAGTTACACTTTTAATAAACAAACTAAAGTTATCAATTTTAGTTATGATAAATACCGAGATATGTATGAAGCTGTCGCTGCTGCAGAAGGAATAGATTTAACGAACTTTTTAGCAATGGAGCAACAAATTGCCATGACCGCTAAGCACAGCTCAGCTACTAAGAACTTTAGGCAACAAGAGTTTATTCGGATGGGGTTTAAGAATATTGCTTTTGTTAAGCAAGAAGAGCCTAGTGAAAAGTAG
- a CDS encoding cold-shock protein — translation MAKVTGVVKWFNADKGFGFITQDNGGADAFVHFRAIQTEGYKTLNEGQRVAFEIEQGQKGPQAANVTVL, via the coding sequence ATGGCTAAAGTAACAGGTGTAGTTAAGTGGTTTAACGCTGATAAAGGTTTCGGATTCATTACTCAAGATAACGGCGGCGCTGACGCATTCGTTCACTTCCGTGCTATCCAAACTGAAGGTTACAAAACCTTAAACGAAGGCCAACGCGTTGCTTTCGAAATCGAACAAGGCCAAAAAGGCCCACAAGCTGCTAACGTTACAGTTCTGTAA
- the ald gene encoding alanine dehydrogenase, translating into MIIGVPKEIKNHEYRVGMTPASVRELIAHKHSVVVESTAGMGIGFTDEDYIEAGAKVLKTAAEVFAQAEMIIKVKEPLAVERAMLREGQILFTYLHLAPDLAQTEDLIKSKAICIAYETVTDSKGGLPLLAPMSEVAGRMSIQAGARALEKSSGGSGMLLGGVPGVKPAKVVVIGGGMVGTNAAQMALGLGADVTVLDRSVDVLRRINVQFNGAVKAVYSTVDALEQEVVAADLVIGGVLVPGAAAPKLVTADHIKRMKPGSAIVDVAIDQGGCIATSKPTTHADPIFIVDDVVHYCVANMPGAVPRTSTFALNNATLPFIVRIANKGYKQALLEDSHLMNGLNVLNGQITNLGVAEALGFDYVDAKTALNAQ; encoded by the coding sequence ATGATAATTGGTGTACCAAAAGAAATTAAAAACCATGAATACCGTGTTGGTATGACTCCCGCTAGTGTCCGTGAGCTTATTGCCCACAAACACAGTGTAGTCGTTGAAAGTACTGCTGGTATGGGTATTGGTTTTACTGATGAAGACTATATAGAAGCAGGTGCAAAAGTTTTAAAAACTGCAGCAGAAGTATTTGCTCAAGCCGAGATGATAATTAAGGTTAAAGAGCCGCTAGCTGTTGAGCGTGCTATGTTACGAGAAGGCCAAATTTTATTTACTTATTTGCATTTAGCGCCAGATTTAGCACAAACCGAAGATCTTATTAAATCTAAAGCTATCTGTATTGCTTATGAAACAGTTACTGATTCTAAAGGTGGTTTACCTTTGTTGGCGCCAATGTCAGAAGTTGCTGGTCGTATGTCTATTCAAGCAGGCGCCCGTGCTTTAGAGAAGTCTTCTGGTGGTAGCGGTATGTTGCTAGGTGGTGTACCTGGTGTTAAGCCGGCTAAGGTTGTTGTTATTGGCGGCGGTATGGTTGGAACTAATGCTGCGCAAATGGCATTAGGTTTAGGCGCAGATGTAACAGTCCTTGATCGTAGTGTTGATGTTTTACGTCGTATCAACGTTCAATTTAACGGGGCGGTTAAAGCCGTTTATTCTACTGTTGATGCTCTAGAACAAGAAGTAGTAGCCGCAGACTTAGTAATAGGTGGCGTGCTTGTACCAGGTGCAGCTGCACCTAAACTGGTCACTGCAGATCATATTAAACGTATGAAGCCCGGCTCAGCTATTGTTGACGTAGCCATAGACCAAGGTGGTTGTATTGCAACATCAAAACCTACTACTCATGCTGACCCAATTTTTATTGTTGATGATGTAGTGCATTATTGTGTTGCGAATATGCCTGGCGCTGTACCGCGCACTTCTACTTTTGCTTTAAACAATGCCACTTTACCTTTTATTGTCCGCATAGCTAATAAAGGTTATAAACAAGCTTTATTAGAGGATAGTCATTTAATGAATGGTTTAAATGTATTAAATGGCCAAATCACTAACCTAGGTGTTGCAGAAGCCTTAGGCTTTGACTATGTTGATGCTAAAACAGCATTAAATGCTCAATAG
- a CDS encoding DNA translocase FtsK, giving the protein MQNRVYFPLNGVQRLLEVGLIIFSGLALFILLALLSFDPADSNWSQTGYQNTVNNYTGPIGAWLSDLLLLYFGWIAYLVPFMIAGAGFLLFKRFHNLLQLDYLILGLRLIGIVLTLISAAAICSLNFNDIFYFSSGGVIGDVVSHFLMPHLNFIGTTLLLLCGFATGLTFMTGISWLTVADALGAMCFWLVRQLTSLPQRWRDSREGEYDPFDETATESESSKVTAALTKLKSTAQINKPAPEALPITPLDVNKDAKAFYSVETLADEQLSFSAIDDSGTEENWSQTLEKITLPKDEDADILFGVDEEEEDDTEEVDHLMEELPSISLLDKADRAVNPIDPEDLERVSRLVEAKLLDFNVQATVVGVHPGPVVTRFELDLAPGIKVSKITGLAKDLARSLSAISVRVVEVIPGKSFIGLELPNKHREIVRLSEVIGDPVFENSKSSLTMVLGKDIAGKSIVTDLAKMPHLLVAGTTGSGKSVGVNVMICSLLYKSTPDDVRFLMIDPKMLELSIYEGIPHLLTEVVTDMKDAANGLRWCVGEMERRYKLMSALGVRNLKGYNAKVKEAIAEGKPIKDPTWKPSDDMRTEQPELEKLPSIVVVIDEFADMMMIVGKKVEELIARIAQKARAAGIHLILATQRPSVDVITGLIKANIPTRIAFQVSSKIDSRTILDQQGAESLLGQGDMLFLPPGSGVPTRVHGAFVDDHEVHAVVADWKMRGKPNYIAEILSGETTEENLLPGETLEGDDESDVLYDQAVAFVTETRRASVSGVQRKFRIGYNRAARLVEQMERSGIVSGPGHNGNREVMAPPPPRGH; this is encoded by the coding sequence TTGCAAAACAGAGTTTATTTTCCATTAAATGGTGTACAGCGTCTATTAGAAGTAGGTTTAATCATATTTTCTGGTTTAGCCTTATTTATCTTGCTAGCTTTACTGTCATTTGACCCAGCCGATTCTAACTGGTCACAAACAGGCTATCAGAATACGGTTAATAACTACACTGGCCCAATAGGAGCCTGGCTATCCGATTTATTATTACTTTATTTTGGATGGATAGCTTACTTAGTGCCTTTTATGATAGCGGGTGCCGGTTTTTTATTGTTTAAACGTTTTCATAACTTATTGCAGTTAGATTATTTGATTTTAGGGCTGCGATTAATTGGCATAGTGCTGACTTTAATTTCAGCAGCTGCAATTTGTAGCCTCAATTTTAATGATATTTTTTATTTTTCTTCTGGTGGAGTAATTGGAGATGTAGTCAGTCACTTCCTTATGCCACATTTAAATTTTATTGGTACTACATTATTATTATTATGTGGTTTTGCAACCGGTTTAACTTTTATGACAGGCATATCATGGCTTACTGTAGCAGATGCGCTGGGGGCTATGTGTTTTTGGCTTGTTAGGCAATTAACTAGTTTACCGCAGCGGTGGCGTGATAGTCGTGAAGGTGAATACGATCCATTTGATGAAACCGCTACAGAATCCGAGTCTAGTAAAGTTACTGCCGCCCTAACTAAACTAAAGAGTACTGCACAAATAAACAAACCTGCACCAGAAGCGTTACCGATAACGCCTTTAGATGTCAATAAAGACGCCAAAGCTTTTTATAGTGTTGAGACTTTAGCGGATGAGCAGCTGTCATTTAGTGCTATTGATGATAGCGGTACTGAAGAAAACTGGAGTCAAACTTTAGAGAAAATCACCTTACCTAAAGATGAAGATGCGGACATTTTATTCGGTGTAGACGAAGAAGAGGAAGATGATACTGAAGAAGTAGATCATCTTATGGAAGAGTTGCCTTCAATATCCCTTTTAGATAAAGCTGATAGAGCAGTTAACCCAATAGATCCTGAAGATTTAGAACGGGTCTCGCGACTAGTTGAGGCTAAGTTATTAGACTTCAATGTCCAAGCTACTGTGGTAGGGGTTCATCCTGGCCCTGTTGTTACTAGGTTTGAATTAGATTTAGCGCCTGGAATTAAGGTCAGTAAAATTACTGGTTTAGCTAAAGATTTAGCCCGTTCATTATCAGCAATAAGTGTTCGCGTTGTTGAAGTTATTCCTGGTAAATCTTTTATTGGTTTAGAGTTGCCTAACAAACATCGCGAAATAGTCCGTTTATCTGAAGTGATTGGTGATCCGGTATTTGAAAACTCGAAATCTTCATTAACTATGGTGTTAGGTAAAGATATTGCCGGTAAATCTATCGTCACCGACTTAGCAAAAATGCCGCACTTATTGGTTGCGGGTACAACCGGCTCGGGTAAGTCAGTGGGTGTTAATGTGATGATTTGTAGTTTGCTATATAAGTCGACACCTGATGATGTTCGCTTTTTAATGATAGACCCTAAAATGCTTGAGTTATCTATTTATGAGGGTATACCGCATTTATTAACCGAAGTAGTCACCGATATGAAAGACGCTGCTAACGGTTTACGTTGGTGCGTAGGCGAAATGGAGCGCCGCTATAAATTGATGTCAGCTTTAGGTGTGCGTAACTTAAAAGGCTATAACGCTAAGGTTAAAGAAGCTATAGCTGAGGGCAAACCGATTAAAGATCCAACTTGGAAACCTTCAGATGATATGCGAACTGAGCAGCCGGAGCTAGAAAAGCTGCCATCTATAGTAGTTGTTATTGATGAATTTGCTGACATGATGATGATAGTCGGTAAAAAAGTTGAAGAATTAATTGCTCGTATTGCGCAAAAGGCACGAGCTGCAGGTATTCATTTAATTTTAGCGACGCAGCGACCCTCAGTAGATGTAATAACGGGTTTAATTAAAGCGAATATTCCAACTCGAATAGCTTTTCAAGTGTCATCTAAAATAGATTCTAGAACTATATTAGATCAACAAGGTGCAGAGAGCTTACTAGGGCAGGGTGATATGTTGTTTTTACCACCAGGCTCTGGAGTGCCAACGAGGGTGCATGGTGCTTTTGTTGATGACCATGAAGTACATGCTGTAGTAGCAGATTGGAAGATGCGAGGCAAGCCTAATTACATTGCAGAAATATTAAGCGGTGAAACCACTGAAGAGAATTTATTGCCAGGTGAGACTTTAGAGGGCGATGATGAGTCAGACGTTTTGTACGATCAGGCGGTGGCTTTTGTAACGGAAACACGTAGAGCTTCAGTATCAGGCGTACAGCGTAAATTTAGAATTGGTTACAATAGAGCCGCGCGATTAGTTGAGCAAATGGAGCGCAGCGGTATTGTTAGCGGCCCAGGGCATAATGGTAATCGTGAAGTAATGGCACCACCGCCACCAAGGGGGCATTAA
- the lolA gene encoding outer membrane lipoprotein chaperone LolA, whose protein sequence is MIRFLVTTVLFSTLILGVFTAKAEPTAAQALQQKLQQIDTFSAHFTQQVFDQQQQILQQAEGELNLKQPELFRFETTVPENNIFIGDGQSLWFYSAELEQLTIYDAAAEVNRTPFVLLTSNEPALWENFNVKQQQQQFIISAKDSSSQVTELILIFNKTALSEMRVMDINQQLSVFKFNAVQLNIPLADSLFQFSPPEFTEIDDQRSRN, encoded by the coding sequence ATGATCCGTTTTTTAGTTACAACAGTGTTGTTTAGCACATTAATTCTTGGTGTTTTTACCGCCAAAGCTGAGCCGACGGCGGCGCAGGCGTTGCAACAAAAATTGCAGCAAATAGATACTTTTTCAGCTCATTTTACCCAGCAGGTTTTTGATCAGCAGCAACAAATTTTACAGCAAGCCGAGGGTGAGTTAAATTTAAAACAGCCAGAACTGTTTCGCTTTGAAACCACAGTACCCGAGAATAATATATTTATTGGTGATGGTCAGTCTTTATGGTTTTATAGTGCAGAACTAGAGCAATTAACTATTTATGATGCAGCTGCAGAAGTAAATCGAACCCCTTTTGTGCTATTAACCTCTAATGAGCCGGCATTGTGGGAAAATTTCAATGTTAAACAGCAGCAACAACAATTTATTATTAGCGCAAAAGATAGCAGCAGCCAAGTAACAGAGCTGATCTTGATTTTTAATAAGACGGCCTTATCTGAAATGCGGGTAATGGATATAAATCAGCAGTTAAGTGTCTTTAAGTTTAATGCTGTGCAATTAAATATTCCTTTAGCCGATAGTTTATTTCAGTTTTCGCCACCTGAATTTACTGAAATTGATGACCAGCGCAGCAGAAACTAA